The Stenotrophomonas sp. NA06056 genome segment GCAGATCGCCATCGCCTTCCACGGCTTCATCCAGCGCATGGCAGGGCTCGCAAGCGGCGTTGCCCACTTCCAGGATGATCCGTTTGTTGCCGCGCTGGGCTTCGACCTTGGCGGTTTCCAGGTCGGCAGCGGCGTTGCGGGTCGGGTCGAACTGCGCACCGAGCCCTGCAATGGCGGCGATGTCGGCCGCTGCGGGGGTGTTGCCCGAGGCCACCGGTTCGCTGGGGTCAGCGACCGGTGGCTCGGTGGGGCGGGTATCGAGGGGCTGCGTGGGTTCGGGGGCCGCGGGAGGTTGAGGCTGCGAACAAGCGCCGATCAGCGCCGCACACACCACTGCCACCACTGCACCACCGAACGTTGTACGCATGCCCACTACCCTCTCATTACTTCACGCCGTGCATCAGCTTGTTGATCAGCGGTGCGACCAGGAACAGGATCACACCCGAACCGATCAAGGCCCAGAAACCGAAGGTATACCCCTTCAGGGCCGATTCGACCGTCATGCCGCCTTCACCACTGACCACGCCGGCGAAGATGCCCGACAGGTTGTTGCCGATGCCGGTGGACAGGAACCAGCCGCCCATGCCGAAGCCGACCAGGCGCACCGGGGCCAGCTTGGTCACCATCGACAGGCCGATCGGCGACAGGCACAGCTCACCGACCGACTGGATGACGTAGACCATGAACAGGGTCCAGAACGGGATCTTGCCGTCCACGACCATTTGCGACAGCGCGTACATCAGCAGCGCGAAGGCAGCACCATTGAACAGCAGGCCCAGGCCGAACTTGCGCGGAATGGACGGATTGGCGCGGCCCAGGGCCACCCAGATCCAGGCGATGATCGGCGCCAGGGTGATGATGGCCACCGAGTTGACCGACTGGAACCACGCGGTCGGGAAGGTCCACTCGCCCATCTGGCGGTTGACGATGTTCTCCGCCAGGAAGGTGAAGGAGCTGCCAGCCTGTTCGAAGAACATCCAGAACATGACGTTGAAGGCGAAGATGATCAGCATGGCGATCACGCGGTCGCGCTGCACTTTGCCCTCGCGGATGCCTTCCACCAGCAGCAGCACGGCCAGGGCGGCAAACATGACGCCGAGGATCCAGGCCAGCGCGGTGGCGCCGGTGGCGAGCAGGAAGTAGGCCACCGGAATGGCGAACAGCGAACCCACCAGCACCATGATGATGCGGCCGAAGCCTTCAGCGCCGGCCGGCGGTGCACCGATGCCCTTCAGGCCGGCACGACCGATGTAGAACCACACCAGCGAAATCAGCATGCCCACGCCGGAGGCGATGAACACGACCTTGTACGACGGCATTTCCGAGGTACCGAAGACCTTGCGGGCCAGGTACTCGGTCAGCACCGGGGCGATCATCGCGCCGATGTTGATGCCCATGTAGAAGATGGTGAAGCCCGAGTCGCGGCGTTCGTCCTTCAGGCCGTACAGCTTGCCGACCATGGTCGAGATGTTGGGCTTGAACAGGCCGTTGCCGACGATGATCGTGGCCAGGCCGAGCTTGAAGATGTGCTCCTGCGGCAGCGAGATCATGAACAGGCCGACGGCCATGATGACCGCGCCGGTCAGGATCGAGCGCTGGTAACCCAGTACCCGGTCGGCCACGTAGCCGCCGAAGATGGCGGCGGCATACACCAGCGCCAGGTAGGCGCCGTAGATGCGGCTGGCGTCGCCTTCACCGGCAGCGTTGCCGTTGTAGAACTGGGCAACGATGTACAGCACCAACGCCCAACGGATGCCGTAGAACGCAAAGCGCTCCCAGAACTCGGTCATGAACAGCATCCACAACGGGCGCGGGTGGCCCATCGTGGTGTTGAAGTCCGGCAGTGCCGGCTCTGGGGTGTTCGCAGTGGCGTTTACGCTCATGCGGAATTCCTGGTTCGGTGGATGGAGGCACGTCCGATGTGCGGTGAAGCAACGCGCGAGGATCACCGACTTCTGGCGTTCACGTCAAATACACGCCGTTTGAGGCAGGTCGCTACCTGCTCGCTGAACTTGCATCTGAAACGATCCAGCCAGCCGCGGGCGGCCAAGCTGAATGGGGGTCAGGCCAGATCCGGCGGGCCCGCGACCTGCAGCGTGGTGCGTACCTGGAACAATTCGGGGAAGAAGGTCAGTTCCAGCGCCTTGGCGAGGAAGCCCACCCCGGACGAGCCGCCGGTGCCGCGCTTGAAGCCGATCACCCGCATCACCGTGCGCATGTGTCGGAATCGCCACAGCTGGAAGGCGGTTTCCAGGTCCACCAGGTCCTCGCACAGCGAATACTCGCGCCAGTAGCGGTCGGTGTCCTGGTAGATGCGTTCGAAGACCGGCTGCAATGCGTCATCGGCCACATGCGGCTGGGTCCAGTCGTGCGCCTCGTACACCGCCGGCACGGCATGGCCGAAGCGGGCCAGGTACTTCAGGAACTCCTCGTACAGGCTCGGCGCCTCCAGCACGGTGCGCAGCTGCGCCTGCCCGGCCGTGTCGTGCTCGAACACCTGCAGCATCTGTGCGTTCTTGTTGCCCAGCAGGAACTCGATGTAGCGGTACTGCAGCGACTGGAAGCCCGAGGACGGGCCCAGCACGTCGCGGAAACCCATGTACTCGGACGGGGTGAGCGTTTCCAGTACCGACCACTGCTCGGTCAGCTGGCGCAGCACCTGCTTGCTGCGCGCCAGCACCTTGCGGCACTGCCAGACTTCGTCGCGCTGCAGGAAGCCGATCGCCGCACCCAGCTCGTGGCCCAGCAGCTTCAGCCACAACTCTGAGGTCTGGTGCTGGATGATGAAGAGCATCTCGTCGTGATGCGGCGGGTTGGACAATGGCTGCTGCGCGCTGAGCAGTTGGTCCAGCCGCAGGTAGCCGCCATAGGTCAGCCGCCCCTGCAGATCGGTGTGGATACCGGCTTCGAGATCGCGTTGGTTGTTGTCGACGGACATGGGCGGGACCAGATCGGGGGCGGCAAGGGTAGCGCGTTGCTGCCGTGCTGGCAGCCGCGGTGACCGTACCGGGGCGTGCGGTGGGGCTGTGGAACGGCCGTTGCGCGTGGAACCGTTTGCGCCGTTCTACTGGCGCTCAGCACTGGGCGGTTTGTGATGCTTTGCAGCAATGGCTGAATACGTTGAAGTTATTGGCATCATGCACCTGGAAGGGGGTACAAAGGCCGGTCGGCCGTGCTGCGCCGCAGGACGGCTTTTTCGTACGCATTCCTTAACATGGCGATTCATATCATTTGTAACTTCTCTGTCGAAGGTGCAGTACGCAATGACGGTTGCCGCTGAGTTCAAGATCGAATACCTGCAGTATCTGGACACGGACGGCACGCTCGTCCGCGATGATCTGCCCGAAGCCCTGCGCGACCCGCGCGCGTTGCTGCCGATGTTCAAGCAGATGCTGTTCGTGCGCGTGTTCGACGGCAAGTCGATCGCGCTGCAGCGCACCGGCAAGCTGGGCACCTACGCCGCCTGCCTCGGCCACGAAGCCGCGCATGTGGGCATCGGCGCATCGATGCAGAAGGACGACGTGTTCGCACCGTCCTACCGCGAGTACGGCGCCATGTTCATGCGTGGCGTGCGCCCGCACGACGTACTGATGTACTGGGGCGGCGATGAGCGCGGCAACGACTATGGCGGCAATGCGGCCAAGGACTTCCCGTTCTGCGTGCCGATTTCCACCCAGTGCCTGCACGCCGCAGGCGCCGCGCTGAAGTTCAAGCTCAACAAGGAACAGCAGATCGCCGTGGCCGTGTGTGGCGATGGCGGCAGCTCCAAGACCGACTTCTACGCTGCGCTGAATTCGGCAGGTGCCTACAAGCTGCCGCTGATCCTGTGCATCGTCAACAACGGCTGGGCCATCTCGGTCCCGCGTTCGGCACAGACCGGTGCCGAGACGCTGGCACAGAAGGGCCTGGCCGGCGGCCTGCACTGCCTGCAGGTGGACGGCAACGATCTGATCGCGGTGATGGCCGCCATGCTGCAGGCGCGCGAACGTGCGCTGGCCGGCGACGGTGGCACCGTGCTGGAACTGATGACCTATCGCCTGTCCGATCACACCACCGCCGACGACGCACGCCGCTACCGCGACGACGCCGAAGTGAAGGATGCCTGGCAGCGTGAGCCGATGCTGCGCCTGCGCAAGTACCTGACCAACGCCGGTGTGTGGAGCGAGGAAGAAGAAGCCGCCTGGACCGCCGAGTGCGGCAAGCGCGTGGACGAGGAAGTGAACCTCTACCTCAACACGCCGGTGCAGCCGGTCGAGGCGATGTTCGATTTCCTCTATGCCGACCCGCCGCAGGACCTGCTGGCACAGCGCGCCCAGGCGATCGCCCTGGAGCAGCGTCATGGATGAGATCAAGAACGGCGCGTCCAGCGCGCACACCAACGCCGCCGACAGCGCTGCCGTCGCGCGCGGAGAACAGAACATGACCGATACCCCGATCACCCTCATCGAAGCCATCACCCAGGCGCTGGCCTGGGAGCTGGAGCACGACAAGTCGGTGCTGGTGCTGGGCGAAGACGTGGGCGTCAACGGCGGCGTGTTCCGCGCCACCGCAGGCCTGCAGCAGCGCTTCGGCGCCGACCGCATCCTCGACACCCCGCTGGATGAAACCACCATCGCCGGCCTCACCATCGGCCTGGCCGCACAGGGCATGAAGCCGGTGGCAGAAGCCCAGTTCGACGGCTTCATGTACCCGATGGTCGACCACATCATCTGCCACGCTGCGCGCCTGCGTTACCGCACCCGTGGCCGCCTGCACTGCCCGATGGTGCTGCGCGTGCCGTGGGGTGGTGGCATCCGCGCACCGGAACACCACAGCGAAGCCAACGAAGCGATCTTCACCAACGTGCCGGGCCTGCGCGTGGTGCTGCCGTCTTCGCCGCAGCGCGCCTATGGCCTGCTGCTGGCCGCGATCCGCGAACCGGATCCGGTGATCTACATGGAGCCCAA includes the following:
- a CDS encoding thioredoxin family protein; translated protein: MRTTFGGAVVAVVCAALIGACSQPQPPAAPEPTQPLDTRPTEPPVADPSEPVASGNTPAAADIAAIAGLGAQFDPTRNAAADLETAKVEAQRGNKRIILEVGNAACEPCHALDEAVEGDGDLRRFRDAHFVWVKINDSAENANTAFLGQFPPLQGEHPHLLVIDADGTLLAPQPSEAMHKGKTVQTARVMAFLKQWAPDR
- a CDS encoding oligopeptide:H+ symporter; protein product: MSVNATANTPEPALPDFNTTMGHPRPLWMLFMTEFWERFAFYGIRWALVLYIVAQFYNGNAAGEGDASRIYGAYLALVYAAAIFGGYVADRVLGYQRSILTGAVIMAVGLFMISLPQEHIFKLGLATIIVGNGLFKPNISTMVGKLYGLKDERRDSGFTIFYMGINIGAMIAPVLTEYLARKVFGTSEMPSYKVVFIASGVGMLISLVWFYIGRAGLKGIGAPPAGAEGFGRIIMVLVGSLFAIPVAYFLLATGATALAWILGVMFAALAVLLLVEGIREGKVQRDRVIAMLIIFAFNVMFWMFFEQAGSSFTFLAENIVNRQMGEWTFPTAWFQSVNSVAIITLAPIIAWIWVALGRANPSIPRKFGLGLLFNGAAFALLMYALSQMVVDGKIPFWTLFMVYVIQSVGELCLSPIGLSMVTKLAPVRLVGFGMGGWFLSTGIGNNLSGIFAGVVSGEGGMTVESALKGYTFGFWALIGSGVILFLVAPLINKLMHGVK
- a CDS encoding tryptophan 2,3-dioxygenase family protein, which gives rise to MSVDNNQRDLEAGIHTDLQGRLTYGGYLRLDQLLSAQQPLSNPPHHDEMLFIIQHQTSELWLKLLGHELGAAIGFLQRDEVWQCRKVLARSKQVLRQLTEQWSVLETLTPSEYMGFRDVLGPSSGFQSLQYRYIEFLLGNKNAQMLQVFEHDTAGQAQLRTVLEAPSLYEEFLKYLARFGHAVPAVYEAHDWTQPHVADDALQPVFERIYQDTDRYWREYSLCEDLVDLETAFQLWRFRHMRTVMRVIGFKRGTGGSSGVGFLAKALELTFFPELFQVRTTLQVAGPPDLA
- the pdhA gene encoding pyruvate dehydrogenase (acetyl-transferring) E1 component subunit alpha, which encodes MTVAAEFKIEYLQYLDTDGTLVRDDLPEALRDPRALLPMFKQMLFVRVFDGKSIALQRTGKLGTYAACLGHEAAHVGIGASMQKDDVFAPSYREYGAMFMRGVRPHDVLMYWGGDERGNDYGGNAAKDFPFCVPISTQCLHAAGAALKFKLNKEQQIAVAVCGDGGSSKTDFYAALNSAGAYKLPLILCIVNNGWAISVPRSAQTGAETLAQKGLAGGLHCLQVDGNDLIAVMAAMLQARERALAGDGGTVLELMTYRLSDHTTADDARRYRDDAEVKDAWQREPMLRLRKYLTNAGVWSEEEEAAWTAECGKRVDEEVNLYLNTPVQPVEAMFDFLYADPPQDLLAQRAQAIALEQRHG
- a CDS encoding alpha-ketoacid dehydrogenase subunit beta: MDEIKNGASSAHTNAADSAAVARGEQNMTDTPITLIEAITQALAWELEHDKSVLVLGEDVGVNGGVFRATAGLQQRFGADRILDTPLDETTIAGLTIGLAAQGMKPVAEAQFDGFMYPMVDHIICHAARLRYRTRGRLHCPMVLRVPWGGGIRAPEHHSEANEAIFTNVPGLRVVLPSSPQRAYGLLLAAIREPDPVIYMEPKRIYRQYKEVVVNDGEALPLDVCFVLRDGTDVTLVTWGAQVKEALEAADKLAGEGISAEVIDVATLRPLDFATIAESVAKTGRCVIVQEAPKTAGFGAEIAARLAEESIYDLLAPVERVTGYDTHIPLFRLEMKYLPSVERIVAAAKRAVAAG